The following proteins are co-located in the Conyzicola lurida genome:
- the greA gene encoding transcription elongation factor GreA, with translation MTNDSSVTWLTQEAYDRRSAELEQLSGEGRLEIAKKIEAAREEGDLKENGGYHAAKEEQGKIEARIRVLTELLRHATVGEAPTSSGVVEPGTVITANILGDKSVFLLGSREIVGDAELDVYSEGSPLGIAIMGMKVGESSSYTAPNGKSISVEILAVETYIP, from the coding sequence GTGACTAACGACAGTTCAGTCACCTGGTTGACCCAGGAGGCGTACGACCGCCGCAGTGCAGAGCTCGAGCAGCTCTCAGGCGAGGGCCGGCTCGAGATCGCCAAGAAGATCGAGGCCGCGCGCGAAGAGGGCGACCTCAAAGAGAACGGCGGCTACCACGCCGCGAAGGAAGAGCAGGGCAAGATCGAGGCCCGCATCCGGGTGCTCACCGAGCTGCTGCGCCACGCCACCGTCGGCGAGGCCCCCACGTCCAGCGGAGTGGTCGAGCCCGGCACCGTGATCACCGCGAACATCCTCGGCGACAAGAGCGTGTTCCTCCTCGGCAGCCGCGAGATCGTCGGCGACGCCGAGCTCGACGTCTACAGCGAGGGCAGCCCGCTCGGCATCGCCATCATGGGCATGAAGGTCGGCGAATCGTCGAGCTACACGGCCCCCAACGGCAAGTCGATCTCGGTCGAGATCCTCGCGGTGGAGACGTACATCCCGTAA
- a CDS encoding isoprenyl transferase, with protein MKDRQAPLGRNFLYGLYQRRLRRSLATNAMPQHVAMIFDGNRRWARQRGLETAAHGHSAGALKIHEFLSWCDQLGISVVTLYLLSNDNLVNRQSEELDQLFEIIAELSEDLADTKDWRVQQVGTKDGLPQSLIDAMGAAEKKTAANTGLHVNLAVGYGGRREIADAVRSIVHQHNSDGGKLDDLAELLTPELIAEHLYTQGQPDPDLVIRTSGEQRMSDFMLWQSAHSELYFVEALGPDLREVDFLRALRDYAKRQRRFGS; from the coding sequence GTGAAAGACAGGCAAGCTCCTCTCGGCCGCAACTTTCTCTACGGTCTTTACCAGAGACGGCTGCGCCGTAGTCTCGCGACGAACGCGATGCCGCAGCACGTGGCGATGATTTTCGACGGCAACCGCCGCTGGGCGCGCCAGCGCGGCCTCGAGACCGCCGCGCACGGCCACAGCGCCGGGGCGCTCAAGATCCACGAGTTCCTCTCCTGGTGCGACCAGCTCGGAATCTCCGTCGTCACGCTCTACCTGCTGTCGAACGACAATCTCGTCAACCGCCAGAGCGAAGAGCTCGACCAGCTGTTCGAGATCATCGCGGAGCTCAGCGAAGACCTCGCCGACACGAAGGACTGGCGCGTGCAGCAGGTGGGCACGAAGGACGGCCTGCCGCAGTCGCTCATCGACGCCATGGGTGCCGCGGAGAAGAAAACCGCCGCGAACACCGGCCTGCACGTCAACCTCGCCGTCGGCTACGGCGGCCGCCGCGAGATCGCCGACGCCGTGCGCAGCATCGTGCACCAGCACAACTCCGACGGCGGCAAGCTCGACGACCTCGCCGAGCTGCTCACGCCCGAGCTCATCGCCGAGCACCTCTACACGCAGGGCCAGCCCGACCCCGACCTCGTCATCCGCACGTCGGGAGAACAGCGGATGAGCGACTTCATGCTCTGGCAGAGCGCCCACAGCGAGCTGTACTTCGTCGAGGCGCTCGGCCCCGACCTGCGCGAGGTCGACTTCCTGCGCGCGCTTCGCGACTACGCCAAACGACAGCGACGATTCGGATCCTGA
- a CDS encoding ATP-binding cassette domain-containing protein: MSLLSVTDLGVTAPTGRALVTGLTFDLEAGSRLGLIGESGSGKSVSSLAITGLLGAGLTASGSVLLDGVQVVGAAERRLVPLRGRAASVVFQEPLTALDPLMRIGRQVQEPIARHRGLRGAALRAAAVEALAEVSLTDERIARAYPHEISGGQRQRAAIAIALASRPKLLIADEPTTALDVTVQAEILALLDRLVEARGMALLFISHDLAVVSAMTSDVIVMRDGHAVKRGTMDALLAAPSDPDSADPYVIELVRSARALDAMLGEK, translated from the coding sequence ATGAGCCTGCTCTCAGTCACCGACCTCGGCGTCACCGCGCCCACCGGCCGGGCGCTCGTCACCGGACTGACCTTCGACCTCGAAGCGGGGTCCCGCCTCGGGCTCATCGGCGAGTCCGGATCGGGCAAATCGGTCAGCTCGCTCGCGATCACCGGGCTGCTCGGCGCCGGGCTGACCGCCAGTGGCAGCGTGCTGCTCGACGGCGTGCAGGTCGTGGGCGCCGCGGAGCGCCGGCTCGTGCCGCTGCGCGGGCGTGCGGCATCCGTGGTCTTTCAAGAACCGCTCACGGCCCTCGACCCGCTCATGCGCATCGGACGCCAGGTGCAGGAGCCGATCGCCCGGCACCGCGGACTGCGCGGGGCCGCCCTTCGCGCCGCCGCCGTCGAGGCGCTGGCCGAGGTCAGCCTCACCGACGAGCGCATCGCGAGGGCCTACCCGCACGAGATCTCGGGCGGCCAGCGTCAGCGCGCCGCGATCGCCATCGCGCTCGCGAGCCGCCCGAAGCTGTTGATCGCCGACGAGCCGACGACCGCGCTCGACGTGACGGTGCAGGCCGAGATCCTCGCCCTGCTCGACCGCCTCGTCGAGGCGCGCGGGATGGCGCTGCTGTTCATCAGTCACGATCTTGCCGTCGTCAGTGCGATGACGAGCGACGTCATCGTGATGCGCGACGGGCACGCGGTGAAGCGCGGCACGATGGACGCACTGCTCGCGGCGCCGAGCGACCCGGACAGTGCCGATCCATACGTGATCGAGCTCGTGCGCAGCGCCCGGGCGCTCGACGCGATGCTGGGGGAGAAATGA
- a CDS encoding ABC transporter permease subunit, which translates to MSAVIVAEAAVTRRGPRSWTLVLGLVLVGIIAAIALISLFWLPFAPDDTTGTRLEGPGATHWLGTDKLGRDLATQLMIGARIALAVGLGSVLVGAVVGIVVGLIAAFASSWLDDTISAGLDVVIAFPVLLLAMLIVAAQGASLVSVILAIGLAMSAVVARLSRVLTKRVLGEQYVTAARTSGTRWPGIVVRHILPNIWPTLGVNLALQFGVAVLAEASLSYLGLGAPPPNASWGRLLQEAQGTVITAPVGAIAPGIALVMLVIGVNFVADGLRDVADPTRRRSR; encoded by the coding sequence GTGAGCGCCGTCATCGTGGCCGAAGCGGCCGTCACCCGGCGCGGGCCCCGCTCGTGGACCCTCGTGCTCGGCCTCGTGCTCGTCGGCATCATCGCCGCGATCGCACTGATCTCGCTGTTCTGGCTGCCGTTCGCCCCCGACGACACCACCGGCACCCGGCTCGAGGGACCCGGCGCGACCCACTGGCTCGGCACCGACAAACTCGGCCGCGACCTCGCCACCCAGCTGATGATCGGCGCGCGCATCGCCCTCGCCGTGGGCCTCGGCTCCGTGCTGGTCGGCGCGGTCGTCGGCATCGTGGTCGGACTCATCGCGGCCTTCGCGTCGTCGTGGCTCGACGACACGATCTCGGCCGGGCTCGACGTGGTGATCGCGTTCCCCGTGCTGCTGCTCGCGATGCTCATCGTCGCCGCCCAGGGCGCGTCGCTCGTCTCCGTCATCCTCGCGATCGGTCTCGCCATGTCGGCGGTCGTCGCGCGCCTCTCCCGCGTGCTCACCAAGCGCGTGCTGGGGGAGCAGTACGTCACGGCCGCCCGCACCTCGGGAACCCGCTGGCCGGGCATCGTCGTACGCCACATCCTGCCCAACATCTGGCCCACGCTCGGCGTGAACCTCGCCCTGCAGTTCGGGGTCGCCGTGCTCGCCGAAGCCAGCCTCTCCTACCTCGGCCTCGGCGCCCCGCCGCCCAACGCGTCGTGGGGCCGCCTGCTGCAGGAGGCCCAGGGCACCGTGATCACCGCCCCCGTCGGAGCGATCGCGCCCGGTATCGCGCTCGTGATGCTCGTCATCGGCGTCAACTTCGTCGCCGACGGCCTGCGCGACGTCGCCGACCCCACCCGGAGGCGGTCACGATGA
- the trhA gene encoding PAQR family membrane homeostasis protein TrhA, which yields MTTNSSVPPVDDDPGADLPNVPLLDDAIEFEKIDVKPTWRGWIHAGTFPLAGVLGVILIVAADGAAARISSSVFVASSLLLFGNSALYHRIDWKPKTKAVFKRIDHANIFLLIAGSYTPITVLALPHDKSVLLLWLVWAGAGLGILFRVFWIGAPRWLYVPLYLLLGYASLIFIVDFFQANATMMTLILVGGLFYTVGAVIYGLKKPNPFPGKFGFHEIFHTLTLLAFLCHWTGIFIVATNPPVF from the coding sequence ATGACCACGAACAGCTCCGTGCCCCCGGTGGATGACGACCCCGGAGCTGATCTCCCCAACGTCCCGCTGCTCGACGATGCGATCGAGTTCGAGAAGATCGATGTCAAACCGACCTGGCGCGGCTGGATCCACGCGGGCACCTTCCCGCTGGCCGGCGTGCTGGGCGTCATCCTGATCGTCGCCGCCGACGGTGCCGCCGCCCGCATCAGCTCGAGCGTCTTCGTCGCGTCGTCGCTGCTGCTCTTCGGCAACTCGGCGCTGTACCACCGCATTGACTGGAAGCCGAAGACCAAAGCCGTCTTCAAGCGCATCGACCACGCCAACATCTTCCTGCTGATCGCCGGCTCGTACACCCCGATCACGGTGCTCGCGCTCCCCCACGACAAGTCGGTGCTGCTGCTCTGGCTGGTCTGGGCGGGCGCCGGACTCGGCATCCTCTTCCGCGTCTTCTGGATCGGCGCCCCGCGCTGGCTCTACGTGCCGCTCTACCTGCTGCTCGGCTACGCATCGCTCATCTTCATCGTCGACTTCTTCCAGGCCAACGCCACGATGATGACGCTGATCCTGGTCGGCGGCCTGTTCTACACGGTCGGTGCTGTGATCTACGGGCTGAAGAAGCCCAACCCGTTCCCGGGCAAGTTCGGCTTCCACGAGATCTTCCACACGCTCACGCTGCTCGCGTTCCTCTGCCACTGGACCGGCATCTTCATCGTCGCGACGAATCCGCCGGTCTTCTAG
- the mca gene encoding mycothiol conjugate amidase Mca, giving the protein MTLRLLAVHAHPDDESSKGAATYAYYRDRGAEVTVVSCTGGERGDIQNPALVATAHADRDMGGLRRIEMARAQRVMGIDHRWLGYLDSGLPENGEALQPQSFAMTPLEISGVPLVKVIRELRPHVVITYDENGGYPHPDHIRTHAVTMWALDAAADAAQLPEWGPPWQVSKVYYDRIISPQRFAAVFEALVAAQPEHPLLPALEEMRGWMGDRAEANITTQIPVGDFFDVRDAALRAHSSQVPADSPFFFWPNDIQRAAWPYEDFELAVSRVDTQLPETDLFAGITDEDPR; this is encoded by the coding sequence GTGACACTGCGCCTGCTTGCGGTTCACGCCCACCCCGACGACGAGTCGAGCAAGGGCGCAGCGACCTACGCCTACTACCGCGACCGGGGTGCCGAGGTGACCGTCGTCAGCTGCACCGGCGGAGAACGCGGCGACATCCAGAACCCGGCCCTCGTCGCGACCGCGCACGCCGACCGCGACATGGGCGGCCTCCGCCGCATCGAGATGGCGCGCGCCCAGCGGGTGATGGGCATCGACCACCGCTGGCTGGGCTACCTCGACTCGGGGCTGCCCGAGAACGGCGAGGCGCTGCAGCCGCAGAGCTTCGCGATGACGCCGCTCGAGATCTCCGGAGTTCCGCTGGTCAAGGTCATCCGCGAGCTGCGCCCGCACGTCGTGATCACCTACGACGAGAACGGCGGGTACCCGCACCCCGACCACATCCGCACGCACGCGGTGACGATGTGGGCTCTGGATGCCGCGGCCGACGCCGCGCAGTTGCCCGAGTGGGGACCGCCCTGGCAGGTCAGCAAGGTCTACTACGACCGCATCATCAGCCCACAACGGTTCGCCGCCGTGTTCGAGGCCCTCGTCGCCGCGCAGCCCGAGCACCCGCTGCTGCCCGCGCTCGAGGAGATGCGGGGTTGGATGGGCGACCGGGCCGAGGCGAACATCACGACGCAGATCCCCGTCGGCGACTTCTTCGACGTGCGCGACGCCGCGCTGCGGGCGCACTCGAGCCAGGTGCCTGCCGACAGCCCCTTCTTCTTCTGGCCCAACGACATCCAACGGGCCGCCTGGCCGTACGAAGACTTCGAACTCGCCGTCTCCCGTGTCGACACACAGCTCCCGGAGACCGATCTGTTCGCCGGTATTACCGATGAGGACCCCCGATGA
- a CDS encoding aminotransferase class V-fold PLP-dependent enzyme, with product MTIDDYADQFGEEPGYLNFARVGPVGRTVLEEQRAQTDVLSHARFGSLDALDTGQDLRVREAVSGVTGFRPDQIVFQPNTSQGLMHAMFGITGGVALSAGDFPSVPYAADRAAESLGVLAPLWLETDHGRITPGNLRDQLTPAITAVVVSLVDFRTGYLTDIEGIRQVIGDRLLVVDAIQGFGVVDAPYQVADVVVSGGQKWVRSGWGTGFLALSDRAVDQLTPVFSGFTGTERDDAPVDEILPPARSAKAFSVSNPDPVAQARFAAALEEIAVVGVPAIRDRIIEKTTRIIDLADEFGIPVTSSRAESERAGIVVVTPAADQLTVLVASLFNHGITSTSRDGSIRLSAHVSTGEDTFDMLRGAFTSFGSAINV from the coding sequence ATGACCATCGACGACTACGCCGACCAGTTCGGCGAAGAACCCGGCTACCTCAACTTCGCGCGCGTCGGCCCGGTCGGCCGCACCGTGCTCGAGGAGCAGCGGGCCCAGACCGACGTGCTCTCGCACGCCCGGTTCGGCAGTCTCGACGCCCTCGACACCGGCCAGGACCTCCGCGTGCGCGAGGCCGTTTCGGGCGTCACGGGGTTCCGTCCCGACCAGATCGTCTTCCAGCCGAACACGAGCCAGGGGCTCATGCACGCCATGTTCGGCATCACCGGCGGCGTCGCGCTGTCGGCCGGCGACTTCCCCAGCGTGCCGTACGCCGCCGACCGCGCGGCCGAGTCGCTCGGCGTGCTCGCCCCGCTCTGGCTCGAGACCGATCACGGCCGCATCACCCCCGGCAACCTGCGCGACCAGCTGACGCCGGCCATCACCGCCGTGGTGGTCAGCCTCGTCGACTTCCGCACCGGCTACCTCACCGACATCGAGGGCATCCGCCAGGTCATCGGCGACCGCCTGCTCGTCGTCGATGCGATTCAGGGCTTCGGTGTCGTGGATGCGCCCTACCAGGTCGCCGACGTCGTCGTATCGGGCGGGCAGAAGTGGGTCCGATCCGGCTGGGGAACCGGCTTCCTCGCCCTCAGCGACCGGGCCGTCGACCAGCTCACCCCCGTCTTCTCGGGCTTCACCGGCACGGAGCGCGACGACGCCCCCGTCGACGAGATCCTGCCGCCCGCCCGCAGTGCCAAGGCCTTCAGCGTGAGCAACCCCGATCCCGTCGCGCAGGCGCGGTTCGCTGCCGCCCTCGAGGAGATCGCCGTCGTCGGAGTGCCGGCCATCCGCGACCGCATAATCGAGAAGACCACGCGCATCATCGACCTCGCCGACGAGTTCGGCATCCCGGTGACCTCGTCGCGGGCCGAGAGCGAGCGCGCGGGGATCGTCGTCGTCACGCCGGCGGCCGACCAGCTCACCGTGCTCGTCGCCTCGCTGTTCAACCACGGCATCACCAGCACGAGCCGCGACGGGTCGATCCGGCTCAGCGCACACGTCAGCACCGGCGAGGACACCTTCGACATGCTCCGCGGCGCGTTCACCAGCTTCGGGTCGGCGATCAACGTTTAA
- a CDS encoding ABC transporter permease: MTVYLLRRSAFLVVSFLIAMVAIFVLLRLLPGDPSNALLSVTATPEQIAAAQAQVGADRPVLEQFGDWFAQLARFDLGESFISSLPVGPEIAARLVVTVPLTLLAFALALVISLVAGFVAAVKSDRWYGILISGLSQLGVAVPVFWVGILLVGVFAIQLRLLPSSGFPRDDWADPAEALLSLTLPVITVAIVMSASLTRYVRSATLDVLGSDYLRSARAQGSGFVEALWRHGLRNGAVPVISILGIELATTFLGAVVVESVFGLPGLGSMLLRAIQQHDYPNIQGVLFVSTLVVLVIGFLADIAQRLVDPRLRTSLSGNR; the protein is encoded by the coding sequence ATGACTGTCTACCTCCTCCGCCGAAGCGCGTTCCTCGTGGTGTCGTTCCTCATCGCCATGGTCGCCATCTTCGTGCTCCTGCGCCTGCTGCCGGGAGACCCGTCGAACGCGCTGCTCTCGGTGACAGCCACGCCGGAGCAGATCGCCGCGGCACAGGCCCAGGTCGGCGCGGACCGTCCCGTGCTCGAGCAGTTCGGCGACTGGTTCGCCCAGCTCGCGCGGTTCGACCTGGGCGAATCGTTCATCAGCTCGCTGCCCGTCGGGCCCGAGATCGCCGCGCGTCTCGTCGTGACCGTGCCGCTCACGCTGCTCGCCTTCGCGCTGGCCCTCGTGATCTCGCTCGTCGCCGGCTTCGTCGCCGCGGTGAAGAGCGACCGCTGGTACGGCATCCTCATCTCCGGCCTCTCGCAGCTCGGCGTCGCGGTGCCGGTGTTCTGGGTCGGCATCCTGCTGGTCGGTGTCTTCGCCATCCAGCTGCGGCTGCTGCCGTCGAGCGGTTTCCCGCGTGACGACTGGGCCGACCCCGCCGAGGCCCTGCTGTCGCTCACCCTCCCCGTGATCACGGTGGCGATCGTGATGAGCGCGTCGCTCACCCGCTACGTGCGTTCGGCGACGCTCGACGTGCTCGGCAGCGACTACCTGCGCTCGGCCCGCGCCCAGGGCTCGGGCTTCGTCGAGGCGCTCTGGCGGCACGGGCTGCGCAACGGCGCCGTGCCCGTCATCTCCATTCTCGGCATCGAGCTCGCCACCACGTTCCTCGGCGCGGTCGTCGTCGAGAGCGTCTTCGGCCTGCCCGGACTGGGCAGCATGCTCCTCCGCGCCATCCAGCAACACGACTACCCGAACATCCAGGGTGTGCTCTTCGTGAGCACCCTCGTCGTGCTGGTGATCGGCTTCCTCGCGGACATCGCGCAGCGCCTCGTCGACCCGCGCCTGCGCACGAGCCTGTCGGGCAACCGGTGA
- a CDS encoding ABC transporter ATP-binding protein, giving the protein MTAPILELRDVSYRYRRGALAVDGVSLSVAEGQSVGLVGESGSGKTTLLRLMLGLARPTAGEVLFDGAALRPATMRSFRASVQTVFQDPYSSLDPRQRIGAIVAEPLRSLGLARGAEAAGMVVASLASVGLPADTVGRYPHEFSGGQRQRIAIARATVCHPRLLLADEPVSALDVTTRIQVIDLLIELRASAGLAVLMVSHDLSAVAALCDDTVVLQGGTVVETGSTAELLRSPAQAYTRRLVDAVPRLPAE; this is encoded by the coding sequence ATGACCGCGCCCATCCTGGAACTCCGCGACGTGAGCTACCGCTACCGACGCGGCGCCCTCGCCGTCGACGGCGTCTCGCTCTCGGTCGCCGAGGGTCAGAGCGTCGGCCTCGTGGGGGAGTCCGGCTCGGGCAAGACGACTCTGCTGCGCCTGATGCTCGGGCTCGCGCGTCCCACCGCGGGCGAGGTGCTCTTCGACGGAGCCGCGCTGCGGCCCGCGACGATGCGCTCGTTCCGCGCCTCGGTGCAGACCGTGTTCCAGGACCCGTACTCGTCGCTCGACCCCCGCCAGCGCATCGGGGCCATCGTCGCCGAGCCGCTGCGCTCCCTGGGCCTCGCCCGCGGGGCCGAGGCGGCCGGAATGGTCGTCGCCTCCCTCGCCTCGGTCGGACTGCCCGCGGACACCGTCGGCCGGTATCCGCACGAGTTCTCCGGCGGACAGCGCCAACGCATCGCGATCGCCCGCGCCACCGTCTGCCACCCGCGACTGCTGCTCGCCGACGAGCCGGTGAGCGCGCTCGACGTCACCACGCGGATCCAGGTGATCGACCTGCTGATCGAGCTGCGCGCGAGCGCCGGTCTCGCCGTGCTGATGGTGTCGCACGACCTCAGCGCCGTCGCGGCGCTCTGCGACGACACGGTCGTGCTGCAGGGCGGCACCGTCGTCGAGACCGGGTCGACCGCCGAGCTGCTGCGGTCGCCCGCGCAGGCGTACACGCGTCGGCTCGTCGACGCCGTGCCGCGTCTGCCCGCGGAGTAG
- a CDS encoding ABC transporter substrate-binding protein translates to MNKPIAFVALGLAASLALAGCASGASTDSSSASSTVEIGSLYEPQNLSNVAGGGQGVTEAFNGNVYEGLFKLADDGSVEPLLAESNTVSDDGLTYTFTLKSGVTFHSGKELTSADVKASIEAVLAEDSQSARKSSFGTIAGIETPDDATVVVTLEERSISFIYNLSYVWIINADATDGETTEDGTGPYTLGEWKRGSSLSLEAFDGYWGDAPATDEVVFNYFTDATALSNALLTDQVDIVTSVQSPDALTQFADNADYVVSDGDSTTKEILVFNDRVAPFDNVSVRKAIYSAIDTEKLLNSIWGDYGTLIGSMVPPTDPWYEDLTQVNPYDPALSEQLLADAGFADGFEFTLDTPSYDPHPVVAEFVKSELAKVGITVTINTISSDEWYTKVYKAQDFTATLQEHVNDRDVVWYGNPDFYWGYNNPEVTALVDQAEASATTDEQTAALKQVNEQIAEDAASVWLYLYPQIVVAASDLTGYPVNGLNSQFFVYDIARS, encoded by the coding sequence ATGAACAAGCCCATCGCGTTCGTCGCACTCGGCCTCGCGGCGTCACTCGCGCTCGCCGGCTGCGCGTCCGGCGCCTCGACCGACTCGTCGTCGGCCAGCTCGACCGTCGAGATCGGTTCGCTCTACGAACCGCAGAACCTCAGCAACGTCGCCGGCGGCGGCCAGGGCGTGACCGAGGCGTTCAACGGCAACGTCTACGAGGGCCTGTTCAAGCTCGCCGACGACGGCAGCGTCGAGCCGCTTCTCGCCGAGAGCAACACGGTCAGCGACGACGGCCTCACCTACACCTTCACGCTGAAGAGCGGCGTCACCTTCCACTCCGGCAAGGAGCTCACCTCGGCCGACGTCAAGGCGAGCATCGAGGCGGTCCTCGCCGAAGACTCGCAGTCCGCGCGCAAGAGCAGCTTCGGCACCATCGCCGGCATCGAGACCCCGGATGACGCAACCGTCGTCGTCACTCTCGAGGAGCGGTCGATCTCGTTCATCTACAACCTCTCCTACGTCTGGATCATCAACGCCGACGCGACCGACGGCGAGACCACCGAAGACGGAACCGGTCCCTACACGCTCGGCGAGTGGAAGCGCGGCAGCTCGCTCAGCCTCGAGGCCTTCGACGGCTACTGGGGAGACGCGCCCGCGACCGACGAGGTCGTCTTCAACTACTTCACCGACGCCACCGCGCTGAGCAACGCGCTGCTGACCGACCAGGTCGACATCGTGACGAGCGTGCAGAGCCCCGACGCGCTCACCCAGTTCGCCGACAACGCGGACTACGTGGTGAGCGACGGCGACTCGACCACGAAGGAGATCCTGGTCTTCAACGACCGCGTCGCGCCCTTCGACAACGTCTCCGTGCGTAAGGCGATCTACTCGGCGATCGACACCGAGAAGCTGCTCAACTCGATCTGGGGCGACTACGGAACGCTCATCGGCTCGATGGTCCCCCCCACCGACCCCTGGTACGAGGACCTCACCCAGGTGAACCCCTACGACCCCGCGCTCTCCGAGCAGCTGCTCGCCGACGCGGGCTTCGCCGACGGCTTCGAGTTCACCCTCGACACCCCGTCGTACGACCCGCACCCCGTGGTCGCCGAGTTCGTGAAGAGCGAGCTGGCCAAGGTCGGTATCACCGTCACGATCAACACCATCAGCTCCGACGAGTGGTACACCAAGGTCTACAAGGCGCAGGACTTCACCGCGACACTGCAGGAGCACGTGAACGACCGCGACGTCGTCTGGTACGGCAACCCCGACTTCTACTGGGGCTACAACAACCCCGAGGTCACCGCGCTCGTCGACCAGGCCGAGGCTTCCGCCACGACCGACGAGCAGACCGCCGCGCTCAAGCAGGTGAACGAGCAGATCGCCGAGGACGCCGCGAGCGTCTGGCTCTACCTCTACCCGCAGATCGTCGTGGCTGCGAGCGACCTCACCGGCTACCCGGTGAACGGTCTGAACTCGCAGTTCTTCGTCTACGACATCGCCCGTTCCTAG
- a CDS encoding DUF4307 domain-containing protein, with amino-acid sequence MSTTEQHDAIDLDARYGRTPGRGRRNRVIAIVTGAIVAVVVVAWVIWVGVGGTPAAEFEVVDVGHTVVDDQLVTVKFQLTVDPGESMECAAQALNSTFGIVGWKLISVPAAETRVRTIDVDVRTTELSVTGLIYRCWLT; translated from the coding sequence GTGTCAACGACTGAGCAGCACGACGCGATCGATCTCGACGCGCGCTACGGTCGCACTCCCGGCCGGGGCCGCCGCAACAGGGTCATCGCAATCGTCACCGGCGCGATCGTCGCCGTGGTCGTCGTCGCCTGGGTGATCTGGGTGGGCGTCGGCGGCACCCCCGCGGCCGAGTTCGAAGTCGTGGATGTCGGGCACACCGTTGTGGACGACCAGCTGGTCACCGTGAAGTTCCAGCTCACCGTCGACCCGGGCGAGAGCATGGAGTGCGCCGCGCAGGCGCTCAACTCGACCTTCGGCATCGTCGGCTGGAAGCTCATCAGCGTTCCGGCCGCCGAAACGCGCGTGCGCACCATCGACGTCGACGTGCGCACGACCGAGCTTTCGGTCACCGGGTTGATATACCGCTGCTGGCTCACATAG
- a CDS encoding DUF1684 domain-containing protein: MTSIPVSVDAPADAVPSAVVPAEYADWRASRLSAVASATGNLSLVETRWLPAGVTAADALPAALEGLADTVTVTTLKRRNLDTGEPEEGLRFWDAASPAIRAFDTITAFDYDPDWVIEATFTPVAGDRTIPFEHIRDNGGSRELVVPGDIHFSRDGVDYSLSAFDDDGTLLLVFGDATNRSTDPATRTYSSGRFLFVQRADDAGFGDAGTVTLDFNRAFVPPCGFSVQYNCPLPPAQNRFAGNVAAGEREAVFSDGFDIYAL, translated from the coding sequence ATGACCTCGATTCCTGTCTCCGTCGACGCGCCCGCCGACGCCGTGCCCTCTGCCGTTGTGCCCGCCGAGTACGCCGACTGGCGCGCGTCGCGGCTCAGCGCCGTGGCGTCCGCCACCGGCAATCTCTCGCTCGTCGAGACCCGCTGGCTGCCCGCCGGCGTCACCGCAGCCGACGCGCTGCCCGCCGCGCTCGAGGGACTCGCCGACACGGTCACCGTGACCACGCTCAAGCGCCGCAACCTCGACACCGGCGAACCCGAAGAGGGACTGCGCTTCTGGGACGCGGCGTCTCCCGCCATCCGCGCCTTCGACACGATCACCGCGTTCGACTACGACCCCGACTGGGTCATCGAGGCGACGTTCACCCCCGTGGCCGGCGACCGGACCATCCCGTTCGAGCACATCAGGGACAACGGCGGCAGCCGCGAACTCGTCGTCCCCGGCGACATCCACTTCAGCCGTGACGGGGTCGACTACTCGCTCAGTGCCTTCGACGACGACGGCACCCTGCTGCTCGTCTTCGGCGACGCCACGAACCGGTCGACCGACCCCGCGACGCGCACGTACTCGTCGGGCCGCTTCCTGTTCGTGCAGCGCGCGGACGACGCGGGCTTCGGCGACGCCGGCACCGTGACCCTCGACTTCAACCGGGCATTCGTGCCCCCGTGCGGCTTCTCGGTGCAGTACAACTGCCCGCTGCCGCCCGCCCAGAACCGCTTCGCCGGAAACGTCGCAGCCGGAGAGCGCGAAGCCGTTTTCAGCGACGGCTTCGACATCTACGCCCTCTAA